GCAAACTTGAGAGCGAACTGCGTGCGGCAAATGAGCGAGACGACGGCCATGCGATCGCCACCGTTCACGGCAAGCTGGACGCCATTGATGCCTGGACCATCCGTTCCCGTGCTTCCAGCCTGCTGCACGGTCTGGGTTTCAGCAACGAACAACTCGAACGCCCGGTCAGCGATTTCTCCGGCGGCTGGCGTATGCGCCTCAACCTGGCTCAGGCGCTGATCTGCCGCTCAGACTTATTGTTGCTCGATGAACCGACTAACCACCTCGATCTCGATGCGGTTATCTGGCTGGAAAAATGGCTGAAAAGCTATCAGGGAACCCTGATTTTGATCTCCCACGACCGTGATTTCCTTGACCCGGTGGTGGACAAAATCATTCATATCGAGCAACAGACGATGTTCGAATACACCGGCAACTACAGCTCTTTCGAGCGCCAGCGTGCAACACGCCTCGCCCAACAGCAATCCATGTACGAAAGCCAACAACAGCGAGTGGCCCATCTGCAAAGCTTTGTCGACCGCTTTAAAGCAAAAGCCTCTAAAGCCAAGCAGGCGCAAAGCCGTATCAAAATGCTCGAACGTATGGAGATGATTGCCCCGGCGCACGTGGATAACCCCTTCCATTTCAGCTTCCGTGAACCGGAAAGCCTGCCTAACCCGCTGCTAAAAATGGAAAAGGTCAGCGCCGGTTATGGCGATCGCATTATCCTGGACTCCATCAAGCTCAACCTCGTCCCTGGCTCCCGCATTGGTCTGCTGGGACGTAACGGCGCAGGTAAGTCGACGCTCATTAAGCTGCTGGCGGGCGAGCTTAACCCGGTCAGCGGTGATATTGGTCTGGCAAAGGGTATTAAACTGGGTTACTTCGCCCAGCATCAGCTGGAATTTTTACGCGCGGATGAATCTCCTGTTCAGCACCTCGCACGCCTCGCGCCACAGGAGATGGAGCAGAAGCTCCGCGACTACCTCGGCGGATTCGGCTTCCAGGGCGACAAGGTCACGGAAAATACCGAACGTTTCTCAGGCGGAGAAAAAGCCCGTCTGGTGCTGGCACTGATTGTCTGGCAGCGTCCGAACCTGCTGCTACTTGATGAACCAACCAACCACCTCGATCTCGATATGCGTCAGGCACTCACCGAGGCGTTGATTGAATTCGAAGGTGCACTGGTCGTGGTGTCGCATGATCGCCACCTGATCCGTTCCACCACTGACGATCTCTATCTGGTGCATGACGGAAAAGTTGAACCGTTCGACGGCGATCTGGAAGATTACCAGCAGTGGCTGACAGACGTGCAGAAGCAGGAGAACCAGCCTGAGGATGCCTCGAAAGACAATGCTAACAGCGCACAGTCGCGGAAAGACCAGAAGCGTCGTGAAGCGGAACGACGTACCCAGACGCAACCCCTGCGCAAAGAAATTGCCCGTCTGGAAAAAGAGATGGAGAAGCTCAACGCCACACTTGCCGCCGTTGAAGAAAAACTAGGTGATAGCGGGTTGTACGACCAAAGCCGAAAAGCAGAGCTGACAGATTGTCTGCAAACGCAGGCGAAAACCAAATCCAGCCTCGAAGAGTGTGAGATGGCCTGGCTCGATGCCCAGGAACAACTCGAAGCGATGCTACAGGCCGACTAACACGCAGGGAGGGTTATGAGTTTCGATATCACGAGCGACATTACATTCCGCAAGCTCAGTATTTTCATGACTTTTATGGAAAAAGGTAACATCGCGCGTACCGCCGAAACTCTGGGCCTGAGCGGCGTCAGCGTGCATCGTGCACTGCATACTCTGGAAGAGAATGTCCGCTGCCCGCTCTTCACCCACAAAGGCCGCAACCTGATTGCGCTCCCCTCCGCCTGGACACTGCTGGAATATTGCCAGGAAGTGATGCAGGTGATGGAGCGCGGGTTAGAAGAAGCGCGAAAAATTGCCGGTATCGGCCAGGGACGCTTACGTGTCGGCACGCTGTATTCGTTAACGCTGGAAACCGTGCCCCGCCTGATTATGGGTATGAAATTGCGCCGCCCGGATCTTGAGATGGATCTCACGATGGGCTCTAACGAAACCTTGTTGCACATGCTGGATGAAGGCTCGCTGGATGCGATTTTAATCTCCATCTCTGAAAGTGATATTGACCGCAACAGCCTCGAAGTTCTGCCGCTGTTTCATGATGATATCTTCCTGGCGGCCCCAGCTTCGGCCACGTTACACACCAGCGGGCTGGCCGACCTGCGCGATTATAAAGATCAGAAATTTGTCGCCCTGGCGGAAGGGTTTGCCACTTATGCCGGTTTTCAGGAAGCCTTTCACATTGCCGGATTTGAGCCTGAGATCGTCACCCGCGTGAATGACATCTTCTCGATGCTGAGTCTGGTACAGGCGGGCGTGGGCTTTACGCTGATGCCCGGCAGAATGAAGAAGGTGTATGAGAACTCAGTGCAACTTTTGAAGCTGGCACAGCCGTACCAGATGCAACAGCTTATCGCCATTGTCTTTGCCCGCAACCGCGAGCAAGATCCAAGCCTGCGGGCATTAGCCGCCGAAGGGCGGATGTACGCCCGTAGCTTGCAGGACGGCGTCTGATGTCTTGTCCTGTGGCGATGCGATGCATCACACCAGGAACGCAGGCCAGATCAGCGTAGCGCCACCGGACAAAAGATCACGCCCGAAGCCGCTTCGCCAGATGCACCGCCACATCAACGCCACTGCGTTCCAGCGAAATGGACTCGCCTTCCCACGCAGCCTGTCTCGTCAGGCAGGTCAGCACACCGCCGGGTGGCATTTCAATCGCCAGCCGCGCGTCGCGTTCATTTGCCGAGATCACCGCGTCCTGCCAGCGCACTGTCCGCGCCATGTTCATCGCTAAATCATCGGCAATCTTTTCCGGCTGCCAGAGTACGCGCCCGGTACTACCACTCAGGTACGCACAGCGCGGACGGGAGAGCGTAACCTGGCGGAAAGCATCTTCCAGTTTTCGCGCCGGTTCAGCCAACAGCTCGCAATGCGAAGGTACACTAACCGCCAGCCGGTGCGCTTTCGAAGCCCCTTTTTCCAGCGCGCGTTTCGCAACCTGCGCCATCCCCTCATTACTTCCGGCAATCACAATCTGCGTTTCAGCATTCAGGTTCGCGATATAGGTCCCGCTATCCGCGATCAGGGTTTCGACCTGAGACAGCGTGAGCCCCATGATGGCTGTCAGCCCATAGCCATGCGGATACGCTTGTTCCATCAAATCACCGCGCAGCGCTACCAACTGCAGCGCATCAGCAAAATCAAGCACCCCGGCAACCACCGCAGCGGGATAAGCGCCTATCGACAGGCCACTGACGATATCCGCCGAGATCCCTCGACGCTCAAGTTCACGCGCCCAGGCGACACCGGCAATAAGTAAAGAGAGCTGTACCGCACGGGTATGGCGTAGCGAATCGGGGGTGTCCAGCGCATCGGCTTCGGTTCCCAATATCTCACGCGCCTGATCCAGTTCCGTACCCGGCAAATGTTGCAGCATATCGGGATGTTGTGTCCCCTGCCCCGGAAAGGTAAACAGTATTTTCATCACGCCTCCCTGTGCCACGGGTCGACCACCAGGCGCGGCCCATGGCCTGTTTTTAACAAGATTTTTCCGTCCCGTAGCCACTCAGATAACGCAAAACCGCCTTCTGGGGTATCCACCTGCGTATCCGCACGACAAAGTGCACGGCTCAGTTGGTTCTGCCAGAGGGAAAATGCGTCTTGCGATAGTGCGAGTGGCGCGCGGATCAGCAGGTCGAGGTCACTGTCAGCGTGGATAACCGGAATACCGGTCGCCAGGGCATAGCCTGTGCTGCCGGTAATTCCCCACACCCACGGCCAGGAGTGCTGAGAAAGCTGTAACGCCACCTGAACTGGCGGCTGAGTGATGAAGGGTGAGCGCAACAAATCGGCTGTCACACTCAGGGCTTCCGGTGAAACCACACGAAGTACGTTTTCCGGTTTCACCCACCCAGCCGCACGCTGATCGCGGCGCAAACCACGCACGCCAACGGGAATACGGCCATCGTTATCAACATCACGCCTCACGACCACCGGCAGACCAGAATGCCAGACCGTATCCACCCAGGATTCAGTAATACCTTCCAGCGCGTCACGCGCGGTAAGCCAGATGAGGTCGTGTGGGCGTAATGTTGTGGTCATGATTACATTCCTGAAGTCAGCGAGATAAACAGCGGCAGTGACAGGATACACAGGACGGAGCTTAACAGCAGCACAGCTTCTGCATCCGGCGACTGCACGCCAAAGCGGTTGCCGAACACCACACCAAAGAAGCCAGCAGACAGCGCAATCATCAGAATGGCGGTAATCGCCACAGAACCGTGCAGACCGAAGATCAGCACAATGCCCCAGGCAATCGCAGGCTGGATCAGCAGTTTGGCGACAGTCGAGGTGATCACCATGGTGTTGATCTGCAGTTTACGGGCAGAAAGAATAACACCGGTCAGGAACAGCGCGGCAGCAGTTGCAGACAAGCCCAGCGGTTTAATCGCAGCCAGAACCAGCTCCGGCATTTTGATGCCAATGGCAGATAAAATCACCCCCAGCAGCGGGCCCATCACAATCGGTTTTTTGATCGAGCGCCACATCAGTACCGGCAACATCGCCAGCGTAGAACCAGAGTTATTGCCATCAGCTCGGGCTTTTTCGCGTTCCAGGATCAGCAGACAGAACGGGGTCATCAGTACAGAACCGCAAGCAATTGACACGGCAACAGACAGCGATGTTGAAGACCCTTCTCCCAGCACACTTCCCAGGATCGGCAGGCCGAGCGCGGCGTAGTTTGGCAGAGCGACTGTCAGCGTCAGTACAGCGGCATCCTGTGGAGATTTTTTAAAGACGCTGGTTGCCAGGAAATAGAGGATGGCGTAGGTGATCCACATCGCCAGAGTCAGCACCAGAATCAGCGGCGACTGCGCCACAATCCCCGTCCAGGGTGTTTGCACAGTGGCACTGAACAGGGCAGCGGGCAGGGCAAAATCCATGACGAAGATATTAAGCAGGGAAACATTTTTGTTATCGACCATCTTTGCCTTACCGGCCCAGAATCCCAGTAGCATGATGATGAAAATTGGCGCAAGAGCATGAACAATTACGTAAGTCATATATCACCTGTAATAAATAAAAAATGTTTAGCACTGGTGCGATGATTATTATTTTTCAGGATGCAGCATCCCGCGCGGGCGCTACGGGCGCGCCCACGGGGTAATGCATCTGGCAGGTCTATTGTTACTTACCAGCTTGCTCGCATACGTTCGCGTACAAGAGCAGAGCTGCGGCGGTTGTCAGCACCCAGACGATTTTTTAACGTGGTGTCCTGACGTGCGTCGTTGATGGCCTGTTGCAGCGTGGTTTTCACCTGCGCCAGATCATGTGTTGTGGGGGCATCCGGATTGCTGATATCCAGCAGGTTCTCAAGCAGCCCCAGCGTAGCGTAGTTACTGATGTCATAGGCCATTGGTGGGATGGTGGCAGCCAGTTTTTCCAGTGCCTCCACGGTACGCAGCGTAATGCGTGCCGCAGACTCTTTCCCCATCGCGTGGATCAGCACGCCTTTATCGTTGAATGCGATCAGGCGGTTGGCCTGGTAGCCATGCGCCAAAAACGCACCAGACATCGCTTTTCCCACAATCAGACCAATCACCGGATGCCCGGCCAGGCGCGCATTGGCATACGCTGCCGCCGCACCGGCCAGCGCCTGGTGAATACCAAACGCCTCTTCGCGACGACCATAGGCCTGGCTCGGAACGTCAATCACGGCCACAATCGGGCGCTTCACGGTTTTATCTGCATCAGCGGCAACGGTTTCACTCACCACTTTGGCCAGCGTCCACCCTTCCAGCAGACCCACTTCGCCCTTCGCTGCACGCGGGAAGTGATTATTCGCATCCGGGACAACCGCCACGAAACGCACCGCTTCACCGTTGAGTTCACCGTCAGTTGCCTGTACGGACGGGCATAATCCTTCCAGACGTTTCGCATTCGGAGCGAGGGTTTGCAGCCATAATTCGCCGCGGCTTATTGAGCTAGTCATCATTTCACCTCCCGGGCAAAAAGCGCCTTGATTTGTTCGGCATCGGCCTGTTTGCGGGTGTCGAATGCCGTCAGGCGGTTCAGATAATCGTCATAGTTATCGGTACGATGCTTTGCCGGAACGCCTTTGGCGATGGCGTCATTCATCGCCTGTTTCACCGCATTCACACCATCCCCCACCAGCGCATCCACCAGACCACTCTGGTAGCGCACTTCGCCACCGGTCATGCTCCAGATAAACGGACGGTCGCGGGAGTCGTACTCTTCAATGCCCGCTTCCTGCTCAATAACCTGCGGGCCGTTGAGGCCAAGACGCGCTTCACGGGTCACAATCAGGTAGCTGCACAGTGCGGCGGCAATGGACATCCCGCCGAAACAGCCGACGGTCCCGGCCACAATACCCACCACCGGGGTATAGCGGCGCAGGTCAACTATCGCCGCATGGATATCGGCAATCGCCGCCAGACCAAGATTCGCTTCCTGCAAACGCACACCGCCGGTTTCAAGGCACAGAACCGCCTGTGTCGGAATGCCGTTGCGGTTATCTTCTGCCGCCAGCTCCAGTGCCGCCGCCATCTTGGCGCCGGACACTTCACCCATGCTGCCCCCCTGGAATGCCCCTTCAATGGCGACAACCACCGCAGGCTGTCCATTGATTGTCCCTTTGGCAACCACCATGCCGTCGTCGGCCTGTGGCACAATGCCCTGTGGCCCCAGCCAGGGTGAAATAATGCCTTCAAACGGATCGAGCAGTTCGCGGTAGCTGCCGTCATCCAGCAGGGCATGGGCACGCTGACGTGCTTTTAGTTCGATAAAACTACGGTCATCACGCATGATTCACCTCTTCAAAAACCTGTTCGATACGAATGCGCGCGACACCCGGTGTTGCGCCAAAATCGTGGATCGTCAGTTTGCCTGCAGGCAGGCTGCTGACGGTTTGCAGACGATTGAACAGTGCATCCCAGCGACGACGGCTGTTGTCGACAGAAGTGGTGATATCAATAGTTAAGGTCTGCCCCTGGTCGGCGCTGAATAGCACCTCCATATCCCCTGAGCCGACAACCCCTGCCAGCGCTCTGCCGCTTAACACGCGGCTGGCTGGCACGGTCAATGTAATTTTTTCCATAACATCCTCTTAATGCGTTGAATATGGCGTCTCGACGCGATCGAGAAACAGCGTGGCGGCGAGCAAATCCGCCGCACCTCCTGGCGAAGCGTTAAGTGCAAGCATCTGGCGATCGAGTTCAGCCAGCGCGCGTTGGCCTTCAGGCTGAGCCGTACCTCCGGCGCGAAGCACTGCCCGAGCGCCGTCTTGCATGACATCCAGCCCTTCCAGCCCGGCACGAGACAGCACGCAGGTGTCCGTCAGGGACGTCATGATCGCCATCAGGGCATCGAGCCTGGCGTGCGCTTCACTGCTGCCGTTCAGACGGCTCAGACGAAGCTGCGGCAATGCGCGTTGTAAAATATGCGGAAACGCCTGCTGAGCCTCTTCACGCGCGCCCGGTACACGGTAGCGGTGCGTCGCACGAAGACCTTTGCTAAACACTTTCGGCGCGGCATCATCCGGAAGCATTGCCAGGGCCGCTGCGGTTTCCGCCACGGCCTGCGCGCGAGCATTTCCCCCCAACATCGCCACGGCACTCACCAGTAATCCCAGTGCCCAGATTGCACCACGGTGGGTATTAACGCCTTCCGTGACCACCATCATCTGCTGTTCGCCTTCGCGGCCAAGCCGACCAACGGTTTGCCGGAGCGCAATGTCTGCCGGACGCTGCCAGCTTTGTTGCGCCAGTGCCTGAAACGTGGGGGTCAGGCTGTGTGCGGAACGCTCCATTAACGCGAGCGTTAAATCGTGGTGCGCGCCGTTCCCCCGACTGTCCACCAGACCGGGCTTCGGGCTTAATCGTGCTTCGTCAATCAGACACTGCGTGGCGGTTCGCGCCAGCCATTCCGCACCGCCTTCAACCTGAATCTGGGGCAGAAGTTTCATTACCAGCTCCGGAATTTCGCAGGTGGGTTGTAGAGACCGCCAGACCATTCCACCAGGTCAGAAACACTGCCAGCGGCCAGCAGGGAACGGGTGGCGTCAGTGCGGCGAATGCCCATATCTTCCGGGTAAACCACTTTGCCGCTTTGACGCAGCGCGGCGACGCGTTTGGCATCTACACCCAGGCCGATATCGGTGATGCCCGCAACGGCTGCAACCATCGCCCGGCGCTCGTCGAGATCCTTCGCACGGTAAAGGTAAGCAATCCCCTCTTCCGTCAGAACGTGGGTCACGTCATCGCCATAAATCATTACGGGAGCCAGTGGCATACCGGAGGCTTTCGCGACCTCGACTGCGTCGAGTTTTTCCACGAAGGTCGGTTTCACACCAGCCTGGAACGTTTCAACCATCTGCACGACCAGCTTTTTACCTCGCTGCATCGGGTCCGGTTCGGTGATCATATTCAGCCATGCCGGGGTAGCATGACGACGACCGTGCGGATCGTGCCCCATATTTGGTGCACCACCGAAGCCAGACAAACGCCCCCGAGTCACCGTTGAGGAGTTAGCGTAGCCATCAACTTGCAGGGTCGAACCAATGAACATATCAACAGCATACTGGCCAGCCAGTTGGCAGAACGCGCGGTTGGAACGCATAGAGCCATCTGCGCCGGTAAAGAACACATCCGGACGAGCACGGATATACTCTTCCATCCCCAGCTCACCACCGAAGCAGTGCACGCTCTCAACCCAGCCGCTTTCAATCGCCGGGATCAACGTTGGATGCGGGTTCAGTGTCCAGTGTTTACAGATTTTGCCTTTCAAGCCGAGCTGTTCGCCGTAAGTCGGCAGCAGAAGCTCAATTGCGGCGGTGTTAAAACCGATCCCGTGGTTCAGAGACTGTACCTGGTGCTCCGCATAGATACCTTTGATGGCCATCATCGCCATCAGGATATGTTCCTGTTTGATCAGGCGCGGATCGCGGGTAAACAGCGGTTCGATAAAGAACGGTTTATCCGCCACCACCACGTAGTCGATCCAGGAACCAGGAATATCCACGCGCGGCAGGTCACACTCGTCGTCCACCAGCTCGTTCACCTGTGCGATGACGATCCCGTCGTGAAACGCCGCAGCTTCAACCAGTGCTGGGGTATCTTCTGTACTGGCCCCTGTGTAAAGGTTGCCTTTGCGGTCCGCTTTAAACCCGGCAATCAGCGCCACATTGGGCGAGAGATCAACGTACAGGCGAGAATAAAGTTCGATGTAGGTATGGATTGCACCGATTTCGAGTTGCCCATCTTCCAGCAACTGCGAAATACGCAGGCTTTGGGTCCCGGAGAAGGAGAAGTCCAGCTTGCGGGCGATCCCTTTTTCAAAGATATCCAGATGCTCACTGCGACCGACGCTTGGCATGATCATATGCAGGTCATGCACGATTTGCGGGTTCACTTCAGCCAGTGAGCGAGACAGAAAGTCTGCCTGCTTCTGGTTGTTGCCTTCCAGTACGACTTTGTCGCCTGGCGCGATCAGTTTTTCCAGCATGGCGACAAGGTCGCCGGTTGGCAGTACCTTGCCCTGCACCGGGACAGAAGCCAGACGGCGCGCTTTCTCAGTGCGTCGAGTGTTCCATGCCCGGGCGGGTGTTTGCCCAGATAACATTATTAACCTCCTGATTCAGCACATCATTTTGATTTGCTTAACGCTGAGTAAAGTCTGCACTCTGGTGAGAAAGGCATCAATTAAGCGTAGAGAGAAATCGTTAGCCTGAGAGTAATAATCAGCGTAAGGATTTGTGATCGGGATCATTTCACGATGCGGAAATTGCTGAATCAGAGGTAAACGCCCCTCGTTTTCATAAACAGGGTACAATTCGGAAGGTATAGTAAATGACAGACAAGAATTAACATCGCACCGTTATGACCCAAATAATTCCATCCGACTTCGACATCGCGTCCGAAGAAAGCGCAGAGTTCGTGCCCATGCGTGGTGTGGCAAACCGCCACCTGCAAACCATGCTGCCGCGCCTGATTCGCCGCAAGCTACAGTTCACACCGCACTGGCAACGCCTGGATTTACCCGACAGTGACTTTTTGGATCTCGCCTGGAGCGAAGAGCCTGAGCAGGCCCGGCATAAACCACGTCTGGTGGTATTTCATGGGCTGGAGGGCAGCTTGTACAGCCCCTACGCGCACGGTTTGATCCAGGCGGCAAAAGCGCGTGGCTGGCTTGGCGTGGTGATGCATTTTCGCGGATGCAGCGGCGAACCCAATCGCCAGAACCGGATTTACCATTCCGGCGAAACCGAAGACGGCACAGGGTTTTTACGCTGGCTGAATGAGCATTTTGGCCGCGTACCTACCGCAGCAGTAGGCTACTCGCTGGGCGGAAACATGCTCGCCTGTTTGCTGGCAAAAGAAGGCGCGTCGGTTCCGTTGGATGCCGCCGTGATTGTCTCTGCACCGTTCATGCTGGAGCAGTGCAGCTACCATATGGAAAAGGGCTTTTCACGCGTTTATCAGCGCTACTTGCTCAACCTGCTGAAAGCCAACGCGGCACGTAAACTGAAAGCCTACCCGGACACATTGCCGGTCAGCCTGCGTCAACTGAAAAAAGTGCGTCGTATCCGCGAGTTTGACGATCTGATCACTGCCAAGATCCACGGTTTTGCCGATGCGATTGACTATTATCGTCAGTGCAGCGCCATGCCGTTGCTCAGCAAAATAACCCAACCCACGCTGATCATTCATGCCAAAGATGACCCCTTTATGGATCATCACTCCATACCCGCGCAGGAATATCTGCCCGCCAATGTGCAATATCAACTGACCGAGCATGGCGGCCATGTCGGTTTTGTTGGCGGCACGCTCAGACATCCCCGGATGTGGCTGGAGACACGTATTCCTGACTGGTTAACCTCTTATCTGGAAAGCGCAAAATGATTATTCCCTGGCAGGATCTGGCTCCCGAAACGCTCGATAATCTGATTGAAAGCTTTGTGTTGCGTGAAGGCACAGATTATGGTGAACATGAACATTCGCTTGAACAAAAGGTCGCCGATGTGAAGCGCCAGTTGAAAAGTGGCGATGTAGTGCTGGTGTGGTCCGAATTGCACGAAACGGTCAATATCATGCCCCGCAACGCGCTTCATGGCTGACCGTTAAACCTTTCCAGTCAGGGAGTTGCTATGTCTGCCAGACATCCGGTTATTGCCGTTACAGGTTCGAGTGGGGCAGGAACAACCACCACCAGCCTCGCCTTTCGCAAGATTTTCGCGCAACTGAACTTACGGGCAGCCGAAGTCGAAGGGGACAGTTTCCATCGCTATACTCGCCCTGAAATGGATATGGCCATTCGCAAGGCTCGCGATCTCGGTAAACATATCAGCTACTTTGGGCCTGATGCTAACGACTTCGGCCTGCTTGAGCAGACATTTCATGCGTACGGGCAAACAGGTAAAGGGCAATCCCGTAAGTATCTGCATACCTATGATGAAGCCGTCCCCTGGAATCAGGTTCCCGGCACGTTCACGCCATGGCAACCGCTTCCTGAACCAACCGACGTGCTCTTTTATGAAGGCTTGCACGGCGGTGTGGTCACACCACATCACAACGTGGCGCGACATGTGGATTTGCTGGTCGGCGTGGTTCCTATCGTCAACCTGGAGTGGATCCAAAAGCTCACACGCGATACCAGCGAACGCGGTCATTCCCGTGAAGCCGTGATGGATTCGGTCGTGCGTTCGATGGAGGATTACATCAACTTCCTGACGCCGCAGTTCTCGCGTACGCACATCAACTTCCAGCGCGTCCCGACGGTCGATACCTCCAACCCTTTTGCGGCCAAAAGTATTCCTTCTCTGGATGAGAGTTTTGTAGTGATTCACTTCCGAAATCTGGAAGGTATTGATTACCCCTGGCTGCTTGCAATGTTGCAGGGCTCGTTTATTTCCCACATGAATACATTGGTGGTTCCGGGCGGGAAAATGGGGCTGGCGATGGAGTTGATCATGACGCCGCTGGTCGAGCGACTGATGGAAGGGAAGAAGATCGCATGAACATTTCCCCTCTCCGCAGGGAGAGGGTCCGGATGAGGGCATCAACGTGCATGATGCCCAACACACATCAGGCTTCAATCACTTCGTAGGAATGCGTGATATTTACCGCTTTTTCCAGCATTAACGCCACAGAGCAGTATTTCTCAGCAGAAAGATCAACCGCGCGTGATACTGCCGCATCCTTCAGATCTTTACCGGTGACAATAAAATGCAGATTGATGTGCGTAAACAGGCGCGGCGCTTCTTCACGACGCTCTGATGTCAGCTTAACTTCGCAATCTGTCACGTCATGACGACCTTTTTGCAGAATAGATACCACGTCAATTGCGCTGCATCCACCCGCCGCCATCAGCACCATCTCCATCGGACTTGGTGCTTTATCGCCGGAGTTACCATCCATCAAAATCTGGTGTCCAGAAGCGGATTCGCCCAGGAATGTTAAACCTTCAACCCATTTCACACGCGCTTGCATATTCATTAACTCCAACGTTGCATTTTTGGTGACAGATTACGCGTGCGTTACAATTCTCGCAACGGAAGGCGACCTGCATCATGCTGAAGCGAGACACCAGGAGACACGCGGCAAAAGCTATGCTAAAACACTCGGGATGCTACAGTAATGCATTGACGTTACACATGTATGCAGAGGACATCAAACTTTACTGGCTGCGAATATTACGACAGCCGACTTCCCAGGTATGGGTAAGAATTCGATTGCAACCCCAGAGTCCGGATGCATCTTATGACTCTGGTGACAGCTTATAACAGAGGATAACAGCGCATGGTGCTTGGCAAACCGCAAACAGACCCGACTCTCGAATGGTTCTTGTCTCATTGCCACATTCATAAGTACCCATCGAAGAGCACGCTGATTCACCAGGGTGAAAAAGCGGAAACGTTGTATTACATCGTCAAAGGCTCGGTGGCAGTGCTGATCAAAGATGAAGAAGGGAAAGAGATGATCCTTTCTTATCTGAACCAGGGCGATTTCATCGGCGAGCTGGGCCTGTTTGAAGAAGGCCAGGAACGCAGTGCCTGGGTTCGTGCAAAAACCGCATGTGAAGTGGCTGAAATCTCCTACAAGAAATTCCGTCAGTTGATCCAGGTTAACCCTGACATCCTGATGCGTCTTTCTTCGCAGATGGCTCGCCGTCTGCAGGTCACGTCTGAGAAAGTGGGTAACCTCGCCTTCCTGGACGTAACAGGCCGTATTGCACAGACGCTGCTGAACCTGGCGAAACAACCTGATGCAATGACCCACCCGGACGGTATGCAAATTAAAATCACCCGCCAGGAAATTGGTCAGATTGTCGGCTGTTCTCGTGAAACGGTTGGCCGTATCCTGAAAATGCTGGAAGACCAGAACCTGATCTCCGCACACGGTAAAACCATCGTGGTTTACGGAACCCGTTAATTCCGGTAAAACGGCGTGCCATCGCAAGGTGTCACGCCGTTTTTGTCTCTATCCCCCATGTGGCGAAGGCTGATTTATCACCCGGAAGTTAACTATGCACTGCGGCAAACGCTGGTGCTGTGTCTTCC
This sequence is a window from Enterobacter sp. RHBSTW-00994. Protein-coding genes within it:
- a CDS encoding ABC transporter ATP-binding protein translates to MIVFSSLQIRRGVRVLLDNATATINPGQKVGLVGKNGCGKSTLLSLLKNEISADGGNFTFPGNWQLAWVNQETPALSEPALDYVIDGDREYRKLESELRAANERDDGHAIATVHGKLDAIDAWTIRSRASSLLHGLGFSNEQLERPVSDFSGGWRMRLNLAQALICRSDLLLLDEPTNHLDLDAVIWLEKWLKSYQGTLILISHDRDFLDPVVDKIIHIEQQTMFEYTGNYSSFERQRATRLAQQQSMYESQQQRVAHLQSFVDRFKAKASKAKQAQSRIKMLERMEMIAPAHVDNPFHFSFREPESLPNPLLKMEKVSAGYGDRIILDSIKLNLVPGSRIGLLGRNGAGKSTLIKLLAGELNPVSGDIGLAKGIKLGYFAQHQLEFLRADESPVQHLARLAPQEMEQKLRDYLGGFGFQGDKVTENTERFSGGEKARLVLALIVWQRPNLLLLDEPTNHLDLDMRQALTEALIEFEGALVVVSHDRHLIRSTTDDLYLVHDGKVEPFDGDLEDYQQWLTDVQKQENQPEDASKDNANSAQSRKDQKRREAERRTQTQPLRKEIARLEKEMEKLNATLAAVEEKLGDSGLYDQSRKAELTDCLQTQAKTKSSLEECEMAWLDAQEQLEAMLQAD
- a CDS encoding LysR substrate-binding domain-containing protein, producing the protein MSFDITSDITFRKLSIFMTFMEKGNIARTAETLGLSGVSVHRALHTLEENVRCPLFTHKGRNLIALPSAWTLLEYCQEVMQVMERGLEEARKIAGIGQGRLRVGTLYSLTLETVPRLIMGMKLRRPDLEMDLTMGSNETLLHMLDEGSLDAILISISESDIDRNSLEVLPLFHDDIFLAAPASATLHTSGLADLRDYKDQKFVALAEGFATYAGFQEAFHIAGFEPEIVTRVNDIFSMLSLVQAGVGFTLMPGRMKKVYENSVQLLKLAQPYQMQQLIAIVFARNREQDPSLRALAAEGRMYARSLQDGV
- the mdcH gene encoding malonate decarboxylase subunit epsilon, producing MKILFTFPGQGTQHPDMLQHLPGTELDQAREILGTEADALDTPDSLRHTRAVQLSLLIAGVAWARELERRGISADIVSGLSIGAYPAAVVAGVLDFADALQLVALRGDLMEQAYPHGYGLTAIMGLTLSQVETLIADSGTYIANLNAETQIVIAGSNEGMAQVAKRALEKGASKAHRLAVSVPSHCELLAEPARKLEDAFRQVTLSRPRCAYLSGSTGRVLWQPEKIADDLAMNMARTVRWQDAVISANERDARLAIEMPPGGVLTCLTRQAAWEGESISLERSGVDVAVHLAKRLRA
- a CDS encoding malonate decarboxylase holo-ACP synthase, giving the protein MTTTLRPHDLIWLTARDALEGITESWVDTVWHSGLPVVVRRDVDNDGRIPVGVRGLRRDQRAAGWVKPENVLRVVSPEALSVTADLLRSPFITQPPVQVALQLSQHSWPWVWGITGSTGYALATGIPVIHADSDLDLLIRAPLALSQDAFSLWQNQLSRALCRADTQVDTPEGGFALSEWLRDGKILLKTGHGPRLVVDPWHREA
- a CDS encoding AEC family transporter, producing the protein MTYVIVHALAPIFIIMLLGFWAGKAKMVDNKNVSLLNIFVMDFALPAALFSATVQTPWTGIVAQSPLILVLTLAMWITYAILYFLATSVFKKSPQDAAVLTLTVALPNYAALGLPILGSVLGEGSSTSLSVAVSIACGSVLMTPFCLLILEREKARADGNNSGSTLAMLPVLMWRSIKKPIVMGPLLGVILSAIGIKMPELVLAAIKPLGLSATAAALFLTGVILSARKLQINTMVITSTVAKLLIQPAIAWGIVLIFGLHGSVAITAILMIALSAGFFGVVFGNRFGVQSPDAEAVLLLSSVLCILSLPLFISLTSGM
- the mdcE gene encoding biotin-independent malonate decarboxylase subunit gamma translates to MTSSISRGELWLQTLAPNAKRLEGLCPSVQATDGELNGEAVRFVAVVPDANNHFPRAAKGEVGLLEGWTLAKVVSETVAADADKTVKRPIVAVIDVPSQAYGRREEAFGIHQALAGAAAAYANARLAGHPVIGLIVGKAMSGAFLAHGYQANRLIAFNDKGVLIHAMGKESAARITLRTVEALEKLAATIPPMAYDISNYATLGLLENLLDISNPDAPTTHDLAQVKTTLQQAINDARQDTTLKNRLGADNRRSSALVRERMRASW